A section of the Pseudomonas lini genome encodes:
- a CDS encoding murein L,D-transpeptidase family protein, producing the protein MLKRLTLSGLFLLILAFGYTTIMGRLGGGPAPTLALDQPNKQADLITVNKQERRMFLWREGAVLAEYRIALGAAANDGAKQQEGDEKTPEGRYFIDWRNPKSMAYLSLHISYPNPEDEASARQKGYSPGGNIMIHGLPNGWGWLEPLHHLWDWTDGCIAVTNSEMRKIWTLVPDRTPIEIR; encoded by the coding sequence ATGCTAAAGCGCTTAACGCTTTCTGGGTTATTTCTACTGATATTGGCATTTGGATATACGACCATCATGGGCCGTTTGGGCGGAGGTCCCGCTCCAACGTTGGCGCTTGATCAGCCAAACAAACAGGCTGATTTGATAACCGTCAATAAGCAGGAAAGGCGGATGTTCCTATGGCGGGAAGGTGCGGTACTGGCCGAATATCGTATAGCGCTTGGAGCTGCGGCGAATGACGGCGCAAAGCAACAAGAGGGGGATGAGAAAACACCTGAAGGACGTTATTTCATCGATTGGCGCAATCCAAAATCGATGGCGTACCTGAGCTTGCACATTTCATATCCGAATCCAGAGGACGAAGCATCGGCTCGTCAAAAGGGGTATTCGCCAGGCGGCAATATCATGATTCATGGTCTGCCCAATGGATGGGGGTGGCTTGAACCGCTTCATCATCTGTGGGACTGGACCGATGGTTGCATTGCAGTAACCAATAGCGAAATGCGAAAAATCTGGACGTTGGTGCCGGACAGGACGCCGATTGAAATCAGATAG
- a CDS encoding SdiA-regulated domain-containing protein codes for MSKRWRTGIFFIVVLLGAYAVSAYFMVRQQLYAHWQNRWHGNQAPDKNIWLPDYKAVVQAKPIASVTDLSGITYDPDRDRLLGITNSSSMSIVALSRNGDLLERYPLIGFQDTEGIAYLGKGRVVIADEMLQRLYVVTLPSTPEPIHAENAPFLAIEINLSEHNKGFEGVTYDPVNDRVFAIKERDPRQLYSVTGMLASIDGSLQVRIKDLTNWIDRSVFGMDLSEGYYDPRTGHLLILSEQSDNVTELDEKGNFVSIRSLLGLTDDLEKNIPQAEGMTMDADGELYIVSEPNLFYRFSKSKAAVAENQQNN; via the coding sequence ATGAGCAAGAGATGGAGAACTGGAATATTTTTCATTGTTGTACTGCTTGGCGCCTACGCGGTTTCCGCATATTTCATGGTCCGCCAGCAGCTGTACGCACACTGGCAAAACCGCTGGCACGGCAATCAGGCGCCGGACAAAAACATCTGGTTGCCGGATTATAAAGCCGTGGTCCAGGCCAAGCCTATTGCGAGCGTCACCGATTTGTCCGGCATCACCTATGACCCGGACCGGGATCGTCTGTTGGGGATCACCAATAGTTCTTCCATGTCGATTGTCGCGCTGAGCCGTAACGGCGATCTGCTCGAACGTTATCCGCTGATCGGGTTCCAGGACACCGAAGGCATTGCCTACCTGGGTAAGGGGCGAGTGGTGATCGCCGATGAAATGTTGCAGCGACTGTACGTCGTCACCTTGCCGAGTACCCCTGAACCCATCCATGCGGAAAATGCACCGTTTCTCGCCATCGAGATCAACCTGAGCGAACACAACAAGGGCTTTGAAGGCGTGACGTATGATCCGGTCAATGATCGTGTCTTCGCGATCAAGGAACGCGATCCGCGGCAGCTGTATTCGGTCACGGGCATGCTGGCTTCCATCGACGGCTCGTTGCAGGTGCGCATCAAGGACTTGACGAACTGGATCGACCGCAGCGTCTTCGGCATGGATCTTTCGGAGGGTTACTACGATCCGCGGACCGGTCACTTGCTGATACTGAGCGAGCAGTCCGACAACGTGACCGAACTCGACGAGAAAGGTAACTTCGTCAGCATCCGCTCACTGCTCGGCCTGACGGATGACCTCGAAAAGAACATACCGCAAGCCGAAGGCATGACCATGGACGCCGACGGCGAGCTTTACATTGTGAGCGAGCCCAATCTGTTCTACCGGTTCAGCAAATCGAAGGCCGCTGTGGCGGAGAATCAGCAGAATAATTAA
- a CDS encoding ArnT family glycosyltransferase, whose amino-acid sequence MRKTLSPGIECLGLMLLALLLIGAGLGLRQPQNVDEERFLGVALEMLHNGAWFIPHRAAEIYGDKPPIFMWTVAFFAWLTGLPALALYIPGLLSAATVTAMVYDLGRRLWNQRIGRTAALLYLATYQTYSILRTGQIDSLLILFTSLGLYGLARHLLLGPAWRWFYVGCAAMGIGVITKGVGFVPVLMLIPYAYAVRKNWSGVVAMPGEKRKWFLGLLIALGAIAIWLLPLALSIVLNGTAEEVAYAREILLRQTAGRYAAAWDHREPFWYFFVHVIPQYWLPLVLALPWLVPAWRRQLRKHDGRVLVLLGWVVLVVLFFCLSSGKRKLYIYPALPGLVLVAAPLIPWLLKRWFGKRPRGRRIFQGLVVTWFVLWFARGFVEPIKDGSNPHEAIMAQAATMTHGADLVLVNWREGHWLFARQPIVHFGVRNSSVEQAAQWLRDHREAYALVPGAVLSQCFNPQAAHPLGETSRAQWSIVGADADNGRCHPGQPPKVYRFSWDKEKS is encoded by the coding sequence ATGCGCAAAACCCTGTCGCCCGGGATCGAATGCCTGGGCTTGATGCTGCTTGCCTTGCTATTGATCGGCGCCGGGCTGGGGCTGCGTCAACCGCAGAATGTGGACGAGGAACGCTTCCTCGGCGTGGCACTGGAAATGCTGCACAACGGCGCGTGGTTCATCCCACACCGCGCCGCAGAGATATACGGCGATAAGCCACCGATCTTTATGTGGACGGTGGCGTTCTTCGCGTGGCTCACCGGCCTGCCTGCCCTCGCCCTTTATATTCCGGGGCTTTTGTCGGCCGCGACGGTCACGGCCATGGTCTACGATCTGGGCCGCAGATTATGGAATCAGCGCATCGGCCGGACGGCGGCGCTGTTATATCTGGCGACTTATCAGACGTACAGCATCCTGCGAACCGGGCAGATCGACAGCCTGTTGATTCTGTTCACGTCGCTGGGCCTGTATGGGCTGGCTCGGCACCTGCTGCTCGGCCCCGCCTGGCGCTGGTTCTATGTGGGCTGCGCCGCCATGGGCATTGGCGTGATCACCAAAGGGGTTGGCTTCGTCCCGGTCCTGATGCTGATTCCGTATGCCTACGCGGTACGCAAAAACTGGTCCGGTGTAGTGGCCATGCCCGGCGAGAAGCGCAAGTGGTTCCTCGGCTTGCTGATCGCGCTCGGCGCCATCGCAATCTGGCTGCTGCCCCTGGCGCTTTCCATTGTGCTCAATGGCACTGCGGAAGAAGTCGCCTATGCGCGAGAAATCCTGCTGCGCCAGACGGCGGGACGCTATGCCGCCGCGTGGGACCACCGCGAACCATTCTGGTATTTCTTCGTCCACGTGATCCCGCAATATTGGCTGCCATTGGTTCTGGCCCTGCCGTGGCTGGTGCCGGCCTGGCGCAGACAACTGCGCAAACACGACGGTCGAGTGCTGGTGCTGCTGGGCTGGGTCGTGCTGGTGGTGCTGTTTTTCTGCCTGAGCAGCGGCAAACGCAAGTTGTACATCTATCCGGCGCTGCCAGGGCTGGTGCTGGTGGCAGCGCCGCTGATTCCCTGGTTGCTCAAGCGTTGGTTCGGCAAACGCCCGCGCGGTCGGCGAATATTCCAGGGGCTGGTGGTGACCTGGTTTGTTCTGTGGTTCGCCCGCGGTTTCGTCGAGCCGATAAAGGACGGTTCCAACCCCCATGAAGCGATCATGGCGCAGGCAGCGACCATGACCCATGGCGCCGACCTGGTGTTGGTCAACTGGCGCGAGGGCCACTGGTTATTCGCCCGACAGCCGATCGTGCATTTTGGCGTCAGAAACTCCTCGGTCGAACAAGCAGCGCAGTGGTTGCGTGACCACCGTGAGGCGTACGCCTTGGTCCCGGGCGCAGTGTTGAGCCAGTGTTTCAATCCTCAAGCGGCCCATCCGCTGGGCGAAACGTCTCGTGCGCAGTGGTCGATTGTAGGCGCCGATGCCGATAACGGACGTTGCCATCCCGGACAGCCGCCCAAGGTCTATCGCTTCAGCTGGGACAAGGAAAAGTCATGA
- a CDS encoding lipid-A-disaccharide synthase N-terminal domain-containing protein: protein MNLSRETLWLVIGFGGQIAFTGRFVLQWLYSEYKKRSVIPVSFWYLSIVGSTLLFAYAIYREDPVFIVGQAFGSIVYLRNLQLIARSRHLKD, encoded by the coding sequence ATGAACCTCTCCCGCGAAACCCTGTGGCTGGTGATCGGCTTCGGTGGCCAGATCGCCTTTACCGGTCGCTTCGTCTTGCAGTGGCTGTACAGCGAATACAAGAAACGCAGCGTGATCCCGGTGAGCTTCTGGTACCTGAGTATCGTCGGCAGCACCCTGCTATTCGCTTATGCCATTTACCGCGAAGACCCGGTCTTCATTGTCGGTCAGGCGTTTGGCTCCATCGTCTATTTGCGCAACTTGCAATTGATTGCTCGCAGCAGACATTTAAAGGACTGA
- a CDS encoding glycosyltransferase family 2 protein, with the protein MSQDIFVSVLIPAKNEANNLKPLLEEIRTALADEAYEIIVVDDGSTDSTLHELRQMKNSGLSELRILRHERSLGQSTSLYHAALNARGQWLATLDGDGQNDPADIPGMLALVRGEQGLVDVQLVAGHRVNRRDTASKRWASRFANGLRSRLLNDATPDTGCGLKLIEREAFLRLPYFDHMHRFIPALIQRHNGRMIVHPVNHRPRTAGVSKYGNIDRALVGIFDLFGVWWLIKRTRLNTNAQEIEG; encoded by the coding sequence ATGAGCCAAGACATTTTTGTATCTGTATTGATTCCAGCAAAAAACGAAGCGAACAACCTCAAACCGTTACTTGAGGAAATCCGCACCGCATTGGCCGATGAGGCTTACGAAATCATTGTCGTGGACGATGGCAGCACCGACTCCACCTTGCATGAGCTGCGGCAGATGAAAAACAGTGGCCTGAGTGAATTGCGCATCCTGCGCCATGAGCGTTCGCTGGGGCAAAGCACCTCGCTCTACCATGCGGCGCTCAACGCCCGGGGCCAATGGCTGGCGACACTCGATGGCGACGGTCAAAACGACCCCGCGGACATCCCCGGGATGTTGGCGCTGGTGCGTGGTGAACAGGGTCTGGTCGACGTTCAGTTGGTGGCCGGGCACCGGGTCAACCGCCGCGACACCGCAAGCAAGCGCTGGGCTTCGCGTTTCGCCAACGGCCTGCGCAGTCGCCTGCTTAACGACGCGACCCCGGACACCGGCTGCGGGCTGAAGCTAATCGAGCGCGAGGCATTTTTGCGCTTGCCGTACTTCGACCATATGCATCGGTTCATTCCCGCGCTGATCCAGCGTCACAACGGCCGCATGATCGTCCATCCGGTCAATCATCGCCCCCGCACGGCCGGGGTGTCCAAATACGGCAACATCGACCGCGCCCTGGTGGGCATTTTCGACCTGTTCGGCGTTTGGTGGCTGATCAAGCGCACCCGGTTGAACACCAACGCACAGGAGATCGAAGGATGA
- a CDS encoding NAD-dependent epimerase — MTVLVTGAAGFIGYHTVKRLCREGLEVVGIDNLNDYYSVELKHARLKELESLPGFRFQHLDIVDKPALMALFKDHAFTEVVHLAAQAGVRYSLDNPDVYAQSNLVGFLNILEACRHHRPAHLIYASSSSVYGTNRKMPFSVEDAVDHPISLYAATKRANELLAHSYCHLYGLKASGLRFFTVYGPWGRPDMALFKFTEAIIKGLPIDIYNHGQMSRDFTYIDDIIESIARLRSKPPVPSEPGDGANRIFNIGRGQPVPLLEFVDCLESALGIKAQRNFMPLQAGDVVKTWADISALAEWVDFRPQVTVETGVTEFVKWYRHFYQI, encoded by the coding sequence ATGACAGTTCTGGTCACGGGCGCCGCCGGTTTCATCGGGTATCACACCGTCAAGCGTTTGTGTCGCGAAGGCCTTGAAGTGGTCGGTATCGACAATCTAAACGACTACTACAGCGTGGAACTCAAGCATGCACGGCTCAAGGAGCTGGAATCCTTGCCGGGCTTTCGTTTCCAGCACCTGGACATCGTCGATAAACCAGCCTTGATGGCGTTGTTCAAAGACCATGCTTTCACCGAGGTTGTGCACCTGGCGGCGCAGGCGGGCGTTCGCTATTCGCTGGACAACCCGGACGTCTATGCGCAGTCGAATCTGGTGGGTTTCCTGAATATTCTGGAAGCCTGCCGGCACCACCGCCCCGCGCATCTGATCTATGCCTCGAGCAGCTCGGTGTACGGCACCAACCGCAAAATGCCGTTCAGCGTCGAAGACGCCGTCGATCATCCCATTTCGCTGTATGCCGCCACTAAACGAGCCAATGAACTGTTGGCGCACAGCTACTGCCACCTCTATGGCCTGAAGGCCAGCGGCCTGCGCTTTTTTACCGTTTACGGGCCTTGGGGGCGCCCCGACATGGCGCTGTTCAAGTTTACCGAGGCGATCATCAAAGGCTTGCCGATCGACATCTATAACCATGGCCAGATGTCGCGCGACTTCACTTACATTGACGACATCATCGAAAGCATCGCTCGCCTGCGCTCAAAACCACCGGTACCGAGCGAGCCCGGTGATGGCGCAAACCGAATCTTCAACATCGGCCGTGGCCAACCGGTGCCGCTGCTGGAGTTCGTCGATTGCCTGGAATCGGCGCTGGGCATCAAAGCCCAACGCAACTTTATGCCGCTACAGGCAGGCGATGTGGTCAAGACCTGGGCCGATATTTCGGCATTGGCCGAGTGGGTCGATTTCCGCCCTCAGGTGACGGTTGAAACAGGCGTGACGGAATTTGTGAAATGGTATCGCCACTTCTATCAGATATGA
- a CDS encoding alpha/beta hydrolase — MLSTKLSRMSRTLVFLFAFIAIAYLVLCVALFVFQRALIYYPQPRAIDAPETLLTLQVADAQVLVTVRPHDGPKALIYFGGNAEDVSRSLPDFSQAFADHAIYLLHYRGYGGSSGSPSEEAIQRDAMSLFDMVYNTHPSIAVIGRSLGSGVAVRLASQRPASRLILITPYNSLEDLAARQFRWFPVKWLLRDKFESWKYAAHITVPTLLIAAEHDEVIPRSSTEKLYTHFAKGVASLQVIPGTGHNSISESPQYLKQMGAAL, encoded by the coding sequence ATGTTGTCCACTAAACTTAGCCGAATGTCGCGAACCCTGGTGTTTCTCTTCGCTTTCATTGCCATTGCGTACCTGGTGCTCTGCGTCGCACTGTTCGTATTTCAACGCGCCCTGATCTACTACCCGCAACCCCGCGCCATCGACGCGCCCGAAACGCTGCTGACGTTGCAAGTCGCCGATGCGCAGGTGCTGGTGACCGTCAGGCCGCACGACGGCCCGAAGGCGTTGATCTACTTCGGCGGCAATGCCGAGGACGTTTCCCGCAGCCTGCCCGACTTTTCGCAGGCGTTTGCCGATCATGCGATCTATTTGCTGCATTACCGAGGCTACGGTGGCAGTTCCGGGTCGCCGTCCGAAGAAGCGATTCAGCGCGATGCCATGAGCTTGTTCGACATGGTCTACAACACCCATCCCTCTATCGCCGTGATCGGGCGCAGTCTGGGTTCGGGCGTTGCCGTGCGCCTGGCCAGCCAACGCCCGGCCTCGCGGCTGATTCTGATCACGCCCTACAACAGCCTTGAAGACCTCGCTGCCCGCCAATTCCGCTGGTTCCCGGTGAAGTGGCTGCTTCGGGACAAGTTCGAATCCTGGAAATACGCCGCCCACATCACCGTACCGACGCTGTTGATTGCCGCCGAGCACGATGAAGTCATACCGCGCTCAAGCACGGAAAAGCTCTACACACATTTCGCCAAGGGCGTGGCCTCGCTGCAGGTGATACCGGGCACGGGCCACAATTCGATATCCGAGAGCCCGCAGTACCTCAAGCAGATGGGTGCCGCGTTGTGA
- a CDS encoding aldo/keto reductase — protein sequence MLTRAIPSSNEPLPMVGLGTYRGFDVAPSDTAYKQLPAVLIALFEKGGTVIDSSPMYGRAEQTTGELLSIHRPRSPAFLATKVWTQGREEGIAQMEQSFKLLQTDRIDLMQIHNLLDWKIHLPILRQWKAEGRIRYIGITHYTASAYDEVEAVLKAEPLDFLQINYALDDRGVEKRILPLCRERGVAVICNRPFGGGGLLTRLKGKPLPGWAAQVGINSWAQLALKFLLAHPAVTCVIPGTGNPRYMAENAGAGFGPMLTDAQRQQLMVLVG from the coding sequence ATGCTGACCCGAGCCATTCCTTCCAGCAACGAGCCGTTACCCATGGTCGGGTTGGGCACGTATCGCGGCTTTGATGTCGCGCCTTCCGACACCGCCTACAAGCAACTGCCCGCCGTGCTCATCGCGTTGTTTGAGAAAGGCGGCACAGTGATCGACAGTTCGCCCATGTACGGTCGCGCCGAGCAGACGACCGGTGAGTTGCTGTCAATCCATCGGCCTCGCTCGCCTGCGTTTCTGGCCACCAAGGTCTGGACTCAGGGGCGCGAAGAAGGCATCGCGCAGATGGAGCAGTCGTTCAAGCTGTTGCAGACCGACCGTATCGATCTGATGCAGATTCACAACCTGCTGGACTGGAAAATCCACCTGCCCATTCTGCGCCAATGGAAGGCAGAAGGGCGCATCCGCTACATCGGCATCACCCATTACACCGCGTCGGCCTACGACGAAGTGGAGGCCGTGTTGAAAGCAGAGCCGCTGGATTTTTTGCAGATCAACTATGCCCTGGACGATCGTGGCGTCGAGAAACGAATCCTGCCGCTGTGTCGCGAACGTGGCGTGGCGGTGATCTGCAATCGGCCTTTCGGCGGCGGTGGCTTGCTCACTCGATTGAAAGGCAAACCGCTGCCGGGATGGGCCGCGCAAGTGGGAATCAATAGTTGGGCGCAACTGGCGCTCAAGTTTCTGCTGGCTCATCCGGCGGTGACCTGCGTCATCCCCGGCACGGGCAACCCGCGCTACATGGCGGAAAACGCCGGTGCGGGTTTCGGCCCGATGCTCACGGATGCGCAGCGCCAACAGTTGATGGTTTTGGTGGGGTAG
- a CDS encoding DAHL domain-containing protein, with translation MKLSNHYKWTALGAIALTLFSVLIFLLIKSYSYETSTYFESRDFVRQLKQFDANWNVKILRAKIGINNNLLLVAHPEAEQRWAQLDHLNATGPLSTLWESRRQGYLDAVENKTRLVEQFKQHNTVLRTSLDALPELEDDIQALREDFNDKHPVEHLAAAALVLDLTLDTLEYALYVSNERAEEISGHLKDLNEYINQLPPEQRPPFTAFVGAVNAIVREQPIVNDLLDRISVIPVAQQLDSINELLNETQRRTGATDRQYHLYLGICAGIMALLLLYLAVRLIRSYALINKMNNELQTANERLEQRVEERTRELLEAERELVEAARMAGMAEIATNVLHNVGNVLNSVNVSADVITRKLATSKTLGLGKAVNMMNEHAEDLGQFITFDEKGKLLPLYLNQLVDSIAAEQSSIVDELSQLTKSIDHIKDIVATQQAYAGAARLVEPLNIVDLFEDALRMNSGALSRHHVVVTKDYQDTPTIIGDKHRLLLILINLISNAKYAMSKVSDRQRHMTLGVKIIDNATLRLSVEDQGEGIAAENMTRIFNHGFTTRKEGHGFGLHSCALAAVEMNGHLRVHSDGPGHGAVFTLEIPLETADALSTAGMSVS, from the coding sequence ATGAAGCTTTCCAATCATTACAAATGGACTGCCCTGGGCGCCATTGCGCTGACACTTTTCAGCGTACTGATATTTTTGCTGATCAAATCATATTCCTACGAAACATCGACCTACTTCGAGTCCCGCGACTTCGTTCGCCAACTCAAGCAGTTCGATGCCAACTGGAACGTGAAGATTCTGCGAGCCAAAATCGGCATAAACAACAATTTGCTTCTGGTGGCGCACCCTGAAGCAGAGCAGCGTTGGGCGCAGCTCGACCACCTCAACGCTACCGGCCCGCTTTCGACCCTTTGGGAGTCTCGACGGCAGGGTTATCTGGATGCGGTGGAAAACAAAACCCGATTGGTTGAGCAATTCAAACAGCACAACACGGTGTTGCGAACTTCACTGGATGCCCTGCCTGAGCTGGAAGATGACATCCAGGCGCTGCGGGAAGATTTCAACGACAAACACCCGGTGGAGCATCTTGCGGCGGCCGCACTGGTGCTCGATCTTACGTTGGACACCCTTGAATACGCCCTCTATGTCTCCAACGAAAGAGCTGAGGAAATATCCGGACATCTGAAAGATCTGAATGAATACATCAATCAACTGCCGCCGGAACAACGCCCGCCTTTCACTGCCTTTGTAGGCGCTGTGAACGCGATCGTTCGAGAGCAGCCCATCGTCAATGACCTGCTTGATCGCATCAGTGTGATTCCGGTCGCACAGCAACTGGACAGCATCAACGAGTTATTGAACGAGACACAACGGCGAACCGGCGCGACAGACCGCCAATATCACCTTTATCTCGGGATATGCGCCGGCATCATGGCGCTGCTGTTGTTGTACCTGGCCGTCCGCCTGATTCGCAGCTACGCCCTGATCAACAAGATGAACAATGAGTTGCAAACGGCAAACGAACGGCTGGAACAACGCGTTGAAGAACGCACCCGCGAACTGTTGGAAGCCGAGCGCGAACTGGTCGAAGCCGCGCGGATGGCCGGCATGGCGGAAATCGCGACCAATGTGCTGCACAACGTCGGCAATGTGCTGAACAGCGTTAACGTCTCGGCAGATGTGATCACCCGCAAATTGGCGACCAGCAAAACCCTTGGCCTGGGTAAAGCGGTGAACATGATGAACGAGCATGCCGAAGACCTGGGGCAGTTCATCACGTTCGATGAAAAAGGCAAATTGCTTCCCCTTTACCTCAATCAACTGGTCGACTCCATCGCGGCCGAGCAATCGAGCATCGTTGATGAACTGTCACAACTCACCAAAAGCATCGATCACATCAAGGACATCGTTGCCACTCAACAGGCCTATGCTGGCGCCGCCAGGCTGGTCGAACCATTGAACATCGTTGATCTGTTTGAAGATGCGTTACGCATGAATTCCGGCGCCTTGAGTCGGCACCATGTCGTAGTCACCAAGGACTACCAGGACACGCCAACGATCATCGGCGACAAACACCGACTGCTGTTGATCCTGATCAACCTGATCAGTAATGCCAAATATGCAATGTCCAAGGTCAGCGACCGCCAACGCCATATGACGCTGGGCGTCAAGATTATCGATAACGCAACGTTGCGCCTCAGCGTTGAGGATCAGGGCGAAGGCATCGCTGCCGAGAACATGACCCGCATCTTCAATCACGGCTTCACCACCCGCAAGGAAGGTCATGGTTTTGGACTGCACAGTTGCGCGCTCGCGGCGGTAGAGATGAACGGGCATCTTCGCGTTCACAGCGATGGACCGGGGCATGGCGCGGTTTTCACGCTGGAGATACCGCTGGAGACTGCCGACGCATTGTCGACCGCTGGAATGTCAGTCAGTTAA
- the ftsH gene encoding ATP-dependent zinc metalloprotease FtsH — MKKNEQWNLSYFAIAFIVLSLMQIFFGERQAVQPLPYSQFLQLLNEQKVSDLRVDKDQISGKLQEPIDGHDRFSTIRVDPALATELSQSGVGFTGTTENTFMNSLLGWLLPFVLIMVFWNFLFRGMADKQGLGGLMNVGKSRAKVFVERDTGVTFADVAGIDEAKAELVEIVSFLKNKERYARLGAHIPKGTLLVGPPGTGKTLVAKAIAGEAGVPFFSISGSEFVEMFVGVGAARVRDLFEQARQAAPCIIFIDELDALGKMRGVGTLGGNDEKEQTLNQLLAELDGFDPREGVVLLAATNRPEVLDPALLRAGRFDRQILIDRPDRKGREAILKVHLQKITVEPGLDGARIAEITTGFTGADLANLVNEAAIVATRRGAEAVSLNDFTAAVERLIAGLERKSSLLDPDERRVVAYHEMGHALAASTLPAMDPVHKVSIVPRAIGSLGYTLQRPTEDHFLISCQTLKDRIVVLMAGRAAEDLVYGQISTGAADDLGRATDIARQLITRFGMSAELGQSVLERQNATYLGDRMATVGEKDYSEQTAREIDLGIRALLDEAYQRAKALLASRRADLDEGARLLLEKETLTPEEFPPLLPLKPPPALPRP, encoded by the coding sequence ATGAAAAAGAACGAGCAGTGGAACCTGTCCTACTTCGCGATCGCTTTTATCGTGCTGAGCCTCATGCAGATATTCTTTGGCGAGCGCCAAGCCGTGCAGCCCCTCCCCTACAGCCAATTCCTGCAACTGTTGAACGAGCAAAAAGTCAGTGATTTGAGGGTCGATAAGGACCAGATCAGCGGCAAGTTGCAAGAGCCCATCGACGGACACGATCGGTTCTCCACGATACGGGTCGATCCGGCGCTGGCGACCGAACTCTCTCAATCGGGCGTCGGTTTTACCGGAACCACCGAAAACACCTTTATGAACAGCCTGTTGGGCTGGTTGTTGCCGTTTGTCCTGATCATGGTGTTCTGGAATTTCCTGTTTCGCGGGATGGCGGACAAACAAGGGCTTGGCGGGCTGATGAACGTCGGTAAGTCCCGGGCCAAGGTGTTTGTCGAACGCGACACCGGCGTGACCTTCGCCGATGTCGCCGGCATCGACGAAGCCAAGGCCGAACTGGTGGAAATCGTCTCGTTTCTCAAGAACAAGGAGCGATACGCACGCCTTGGCGCGCACATTCCCAAGGGCACCTTGCTGGTCGGCCCGCCAGGCACCGGCAAGACGCTGGTGGCCAAAGCCATCGCTGGTGAAGCCGGTGTGCCGTTTTTCTCGATCTCGGGTTCCGAGTTCGTCGAGATGTTCGTCGGGGTCGGTGCGGCCCGGGTACGCGACCTGTTCGAACAGGCACGGCAGGCGGCGCCCTGCATCATCTTCATCGATGAACTCGATGCGCTGGGCAAGATGCGCGGCGTCGGTACGCTGGGCGGCAATGACGAAAAGGAACAGACCCTTAACCAGTTACTGGCCGAGCTGGATGGCTTCGATCCCCGTGAAGGCGTTGTGTTGCTGGCCGCGACCAACCGACCAGAGGTCCTCGACCCGGCGTTGTTGCGAGCCGGGCGCTTTGACCGGCAGATTCTGATCGACCGCCCCGATCGCAAAGGGCGGGAGGCGATCCTCAAGGTTCATCTGCAGAAAATCACCGTGGAGCCAGGGCTCGATGGCGCGCGTATCGCCGAGATCACCACTGGTTTCACCGGCGCCGACCTGGCCAATCTGGTTAACGAAGCAGCCATCGTCGCCACCCGGCGCGGTGCCGAAGCGGTCAGTCTGAACGATTTCACCGCAGCGGTAGAACGCCTCATCGCGGGGCTCGAACGCAAGAGCAGCCTGCTCGATCCCGACGAGCGCCGGGTCGTGGCCTATCACGAAATGGGGCATGCCCTGGCCGCCAGCACGCTGCCAGCGATGGATCCGGTGCATAAAGTGTCGATCGTGCCCCGCGCCATCGGTTCGCTCGGCTATACCCTGCAGCGACCGACCGAGGATCATTTCCTGATCAGTTGCCAGACCCTCAAGGACCGGATTGTCGTGCTGATGGCCGGGCGCGCCGCCGAGGACCTTGTCTATGGCCAGATATCCACCGGGGCCGCCGATGATCTGGGCCGCGCGACTGATATCGCCCGCCAATTGATCACCCGGTTCGGCATGAGCGCCGAACTCGGACAATCGGTGCTGGAGCGGCAAAACGCGACGTATCTGGGAGACCGCATGGCCACGGTGGGCGAGAAGGATTATTCAGAACAGACCGCCCGGGAAATCGACTTGGGTATCCGCGCCCTGCTCGATGAAGCCTACCAACGCGCCAAGGCATTGCTTGCGAGTCGCCGGGCCGATCTGGATGAGGGAGCCCGCCTGTTGCTGGAAAAGGAAACCCTCACCCCCGAGGAGTTCCCGCCTCTGCTGCCGTTGAAGCCACCCCCGGCATTGCCGCGACCGTGA